One region of Streptococcus parasanguinis genomic DNA includes:
- a CDS encoding peptide ABC transporter substrate-binding protein, with amino-acid sequence MKKRNVIALAGVALLSAGILAACSGGSKSSSSSNGQKFSYVYETEPENLNYITSGKAATHDITGNLIDGLFENDKYGNLIPSLAKDWTVSQDGLTYTYKLRDDAKWYDSEGEEYADVTAKDFVTGIKYAADNKSEMLYIIQDSIKGLNDYVSGKNKDFSAVGVKAVDDHTLQITLNQPESYWNSKLTLGITFPVNEKFVKSKGDKFAQASDTSSLLYNGPYILKSFTSKSSIEMTKNENYWDKDKVYVSDVKLEFYDGQDQSKLAKSFGENALSLAKLFPTGSGYSEQAKEFKDEITYTPQDAASYVIGTNIDRQSYKHTAKKTDEEKQSTKKALLNKDFRQAISFAFNREVYAAQLNGKDGASKIIRNLYIPPTFVQANGKTFGEMVKTQLDTYGDEWKSTKLDDGQNGLFDAKKAKEEFAKAKTALEADGVKFPIHIDMPVDQTTPSRVQRVQSFKQSVEEALGKENVVIDIQMLSKEDLQNVTLFAPNAAGEDWDLSDNVGWSPDYQDPSTYMDILKASSGENTKTFLGFDPSENNEAAKKVGLYDFEKMIKDAGAETQDVNKRYEKYAAAQAWLTDSALVMPTSSSTGRPFLTRIEPFSAPFAWTGGKGKDHVIYKGMKLQDKAVTSADYNKALEKWQKEQAESNKKAQEDLKKHVK; translated from the coding sequence ATGAAAAAAAGAAATGTCATTGCACTTGCGGGAGTTGCTCTCCTTTCAGCAGGTATCCTAGCGGCTTGTTCTGGTGGTTCTAAATCATCTAGCTCAAGCAACGGCCAAAAATTCTCATATGTCTATGAGACGGAGCCTGAAAACTTGAACTATATCACATCTGGTAAAGCAGCAACCCACGATATCACAGGAAACTTGATTGATGGCTTGTTTGAAAATGACAAATACGGTAACTTGATTCCATCTCTTGCAAAAGATTGGACAGTTTCGCAAGATGGCTTGACTTATACTTATAAACTTCGTGACGATGCTAAATGGTATGATTCAGAAGGCGAAGAGTATGCGGATGTAACAGCTAAAGATTTCGTCACAGGGATCAAATATGCGGCTGATAACAAATCAGAAATGCTCTACATCATCCAAGATTCTATCAAAGGCTTGAATGACTACGTCAGTGGTAAAAATAAAGATTTCTCAGCTGTAGGAGTAAAAGCAGTTGATGATCATACCCTTCAAATCACTTTGAACCAACCAGAATCTTACTGGAACTCTAAATTGACTCTTGGGATCACTTTCCCTGTCAACGAAAAATTCGTGAAATCAAAAGGGGATAAATTCGCTCAAGCAAGTGACACCAGCTCCCTTCTTTACAATGGTCCTTACATCTTGAAGAGCTTTACTTCAAAATCTTCTATCGAAATGACCAAGAATGAAAACTACTGGGATAAAGACAAGGTCTACGTCTCAGATGTAAAATTGGAATTCTACGATGGACAAGACCAAAGTAAACTGGCGAAATCATTCGGTGAAAATGCTCTTAGCTTGGCAAAACTCTTCCCAACTGGATCTGGTTACTCAGAGCAAGCCAAAGAATTTAAAGATGAAATCACCTACACTCCTCAAGATGCTGCTTCTTATGTCATTGGTACCAACATAGACCGTCAATCTTACAAACACACAGCTAAAAAGACCGATGAAGAAAAACAATCTACTAAGAAAGCCCTCTTGAACAAGGACTTCCGTCAAGCGATCAGCTTTGCCTTCAACCGTGAAGTTTATGCTGCTCAATTGAACGGAAAAGACGGAGCAAGCAAGATCATCCGTAACCTCTACATTCCACCAACATTTGTCCAAGCTAATGGTAAGACCTTTGGTGAAATGGTGAAAACACAATTGGATACCTATGGAGATGAGTGGAAATCTACTAAACTAGATGATGGTCAAAACGGTCTCTTCGATGCGAAGAAAGCGAAGGAAGAGTTTGCAAAAGCGAAGACTGCCTTGGAAGCAGATGGTGTGAAATTCCCAATTCACATCGATATGCCTGTGGACCAAACCACTCCATCAAGAGTTCAACGGGTGCAATCTTTCAAACAATCAGTTGAAGAAGCGCTTGGTAAAGAAAATGTCGTCATCGATATCCAAATGCTTTCGAAAGAAGACCTTCAAAATGTGACCCTCTTTGCACCAAATGCGGCTGGCGAAGACTGGGATCTCTCTGATAATGTTGGATGGAGCCCTGACTACCAAGACCCATCAACTTACATGGATATCTTGAAAGCTTCATCTGGTGAAAATACTAAGACTTTCCTTGGATTTGACCCAAGTGAAAACAATGAAGCAGCTAAAAAAGTTGGTCTGTACGACTTTGAAAAGATGATCAAAGATGCTGGTGCAGAAACACAAGACGTCAACAAACGCTATGAAAAATATGCGGCTGCGCAAGCTTGGTTGACTGATAGCGCCCTTGTTATGCCAACTTCTTCATCAACTGGACGTCCATTCTTGACACGTATCGAACCATTCTCAGCTCCATTTGCATGGACTGGTGGTAAAGGAAAAGACCACGTGATCTACAAAGGAATGAAACTCCAAGACAAAGCTGTGACAAGTGCTGATTACAACAAAGCCCTTGAAAAATGGCAAAAAGAACAAGCAGAGTCAAATAAAAAAGCACAAGAAGATCTTAAGAAACACGTTAAATAA
- a CDS encoding M42 family metallopeptidase, with protein MNQTVTYLQELTAIPSPTGYTCEIADYLVKTIEGFGYEVTRTAKGGVNVTVPGVITDKQRYVTAHVDTLGAIVRAVKPDGRLKLDRIGGFPWNMIEGENCTVHVANTGKTHSGTILVHQTSCHVYKDAGTVERTQDNMEVRLDEKVTNEKETRALGIEVGDFVSFDPRTIVTDTGFIKSRHLDDKVSAAILLNLLRVYKEEQIQLPVTTTFAFSVFEEVGHGANSSIPAEVVEYLAVDMGAMGDDQATDEYTVSICVKDASGPYHYEFRQHLVALAKAQEIPCKLDIYPFYGSDASAAMSAGAEVKHALLGAGIESSHSYERTHLDSVVATERMVDAYLKSDLVD; from the coding sequence ATGAATCAGACAGTGACTTATTTACAGGAATTGACAGCCATTCCTTCCCCGACCGGTTATACATGTGAGATCGCGGACTACTTGGTCAAAACCATTGAAGGCTTTGGGTACGAAGTAACTCGGACTGCTAAGGGCGGCGTGAATGTAACCGTGCCTGGTGTGATCACAGACAAACAACGCTATGTCACAGCCCATGTGGATACCTTGGGGGCTATTGTCCGCGCGGTGAAACCAGATGGCCGTCTCAAGTTGGACCGTATCGGTGGTTTTCCATGGAATATGATTGAAGGGGAAAATTGTACGGTCCATGTAGCCAATACCGGAAAGACCCATTCTGGGACGATTTTGGTCCATCAGACTTCTTGCCATGTCTACAAGGATGCAGGGACTGTCGAGCGGACCCAGGACAATATGGAAGTCCGTCTGGATGAAAAAGTAACCAATGAAAAAGAAACCCGTGCCCTTGGCATTGAAGTGGGTGATTTTGTCAGCTTTGATCCCCGGACCATTGTGACAGATACCGGCTTTATCAAATCTCGTCACTTAGATGACAAGGTGAGTGCGGCGATTCTCTTGAATCTTTTGCGCGTGTACAAGGAAGAACAGATCCAATTGCCAGTAACGACCACCTTTGCCTTTTCAGTCTTTGAAGAAGTGGGGCATGGTGCTAATTCTAGTATTCCAGCTGAAGTAGTCGAATACTTGGCAGTGGACATGGGAGCTATGGGAGATGATCAAGCGACGGATGAATACACGGTATCCATCTGTGTCAAAGACGCTTCTGGACCATATCATTACGAATTCCGTCAGCATTTGGTAGCCTTGGCAAAAGCCCAAGAAATCCCTTGTAAGTTGGATATCTATCCTTTCTATGGATCAGATGCCTCTGCAGCTATGAGCGCAGGAGCAGAAGTCAAACACGCTCTTCTCGGGGCAGGAATCGAATCTAGCCACTCATATGAGCGGACCCACTTGGATTCTGTAGTCGCAACAGAGCGCATGGTCGATGCCTACCTCAAGAGCGACTTAGTAGATTAA
- a CDS encoding NADAR family protein, which translates to MPEIQEKIRQIASPMDAALEGRNCQNPLRSDWEEIKDKVMLQALRMKFSQHPEIAKELLSTGDAIIIEHTQNDAYWADGGDGSGKNKLGLLLMQVREELKNLTL; encoded by the coding sequence GTGCCTGAAATTCAAGAGAAAATTCGTCAGATAGCATCTCCAATGGATGCTGCTTTGGAGGGACGCAATTGTCAAAATCCCTTGAGATCAGATTGGGAAGAGATCAAAGATAAAGTGATGCTCCAGGCTCTGCGAATGAAATTTAGCCAACATCCAGAAATCGCAAAAGAATTGCTCTCGACAGGAGACGCCATCATCATTGAACATACGCAGAACGACGCTTACTGGGCTGATGGGGGAGATGGCTCTGGGAAGAACAAGCTAGGCCTTCTCTTAATGCAAGTGCGGGAAGAGTTGAAAAACCTCACCCTATAA